One part of the Vibrio ponticus genome encodes these proteins:
- a CDS encoding GGDEF domain-containing protein, with the protein MSFSIVTASWFRFLLPIGLVALLTPLQDTVTSIIIANTSLSMSLPYILFSVAIILSHVFKHSRCAMIASAMLLTYWVIQNYLQSSLTTGTTLLELCLLAFALPAACFAIYMFKDSAVRSPGFVGYLVVLALLVLWSQLTLKYLVESNFLIFEHPVFFIEDKLSRLPVVLVLYLTVLVLLCAILLLKNNRIVDTAVYSSLLLGSITLIFFHVSYVSSVLFSLAGLLLLVYLLSASYELAFNDRLTGIPGRLALESDLKHLGRKYSLAMLDIDHFKSFNDTYGHDTGDDVLKLVASKLRKVRGGARVYRYGGEEFTILFKGKLAEEALDHLEDLRRDIAEYELTIRNISQRPRSHRKGTKKRGAKNDKSTVSLTISIGLADSYDEKDVNRIIKAADQALYEAKGNGRNCTIAARQLTKDFKGNCAKYIS; encoded by the coding sequence ATGTCTTTTTCAATCGTTACAGCTAGTTGGTTTCGATTCCTCTTACCTATTGGATTGGTAGCTTTACTTACGCCTCTACAAGATACTGTCACATCTATCATTATTGCCAATACCAGTCTAAGCATGAGTTTGCCCTATATTCTGTTTTCAGTGGCAATCATCCTTAGTCATGTATTTAAACATAGCCGCTGCGCCATGATAGCCAGTGCCATGCTGCTCACTTATTGGGTTATTCAAAATTATCTCCAGAGTTCGCTGACCACCGGAACGACTCTGCTAGAACTTTGTTTACTTGCTTTTGCTCTCCCAGCCGCCTGCTTTGCCATTTACATGTTTAAAGACAGCGCCGTGCGCAGCCCTGGTTTTGTCGGTTATTTAGTGGTTCTCGCTTTGCTGGTATTGTGGAGCCAACTAACCCTAAAGTACTTGGTTGAATCCAACTTCCTAATTTTTGAGCATCCCGTTTTCTTTATTGAAGATAAACTGTCACGTTTGCCCGTCGTTCTCGTTCTCTATTTAACCGTGCTGGTTCTGTTATGCGCCATTTTATTGTTGAAGAATAACCGCATTGTCGACACTGCAGTGTATTCATCTTTGCTGCTTGGTTCTATTACGCTTATCTTCTTCCATGTCAGTTATGTTTCAAGTGTGTTGTTTAGTCTTGCGGGTCTATTGCTGCTTGTCTATCTGCTTTCCGCTAGTTATGAGTTAGCGTTTAACGACCGCCTCACCGGCATTCCAGGTCGTTTAGCACTTGAATCTGATCTCAAACACTTAGGTCGGAAATACTCTCTGGCGATGCTAGATATTGACCACTTTAAATCATTTAATGATACCTACGGTCATGATACTGGCGATGACGTGCTTAAATTAGTCGCCAGTAAACTACGCAAGGTGCGCGGCGGAGCACGAGTTTATCGATATGGCGGTGAGGAGTTCACGATTCTGTTTAAAGGAAAGCTTGCTGAAGAAGCGCTTGATCACCTAGAGGATTTGCGTCGTGACATAGCGGAGTATGAACTGACAATTAGAAATATCAGCCAGCGTCCACGCAGTCATCGCAAAGGCACCAAGAAACGTGGCGCGAAAAACGATAAAAGTACCGTTTCATTGACCATCAGTATTGGATTAGCCGATAGCTATGATGAGAAAGACGTTAATCGAATCATTAAGGCTGCTGACCAAGCTCTATACGAGGCTAAAGGCAATGGTAGAAACTGCACCATTGCGGCTCGTCAGTTAACCAAGGACTTTAAAGGCAACTGCGCCAAATATATTTCTTAA
- a CDS encoding late competence development ComFB family protein: MQISEDVHNYMENLVGQVLGRPEYTDHFNHDQLADLACLALIQLRPVYIRHDVDFLATLSEQRLMTLKGYAETAVESAKGMILDDRRQNRQDEFPVLFTKPRFDEDAELEWFEKPILNKK; the protein is encoded by the coding sequence GTGCAGATTAGTGAAGATGTTCATAATTATATGGAAAATTTAGTCGGTCAGGTGTTAGGTCGTCCGGAATACACCGATCACTTTAATCATGATCAGCTTGCTGATCTCGCTTGTTTAGCGCTTATTCAGTTAAGACCTGTTTATATACGCCATGATGTTGATTTTCTTGCGACCCTTTCTGAGCAGCGTTTGATGACTTTAAAGGGTTATGCAGAAACGGCGGTTGAATCGGCGAAAGGCATGATTCTTGACGATCGACGCCAAAACCGACAAGACGAATTTCCGGTATTGTTTACAAAACCTCGCTTTGATGAAGATGCTGAGTTAGAGTGGTTTGAGAAGCCAATTCTTAATAAAAAATAA
- a CDS encoding HlyU family transcriptional regulator, whose translation MGFFSRLFGSSKPDTKKVTVEPVEYNGFLIYQEAIEEGGQYRIAGRIEKEIDGEIKSHRFIRSDVLSSRADADDFMLKKAQMFIDQMNGKIFD comes from the coding sequence GTGGGATTTTTCTCTCGTTTGTTTGGTTCAAGTAAGCCAGACACAAAAAAAGTGACCGTAGAACCAGTTGAATACAACGGTTTTCTTATTTATCAGGAAGCGATCGAAGAAGGCGGGCAATATCGCATTGCGGGTAGAATCGAGAAGGAAATCGACGGTGAAATAAAATCACACCGTTTTATTCGTTCAGATGTACTTTCTAGTCGTGCGGATGCGGATGATTTCATGCTTAAAAAGGCGCAAATGTTTATCGACCAGATGAACGGTAAAATTTTCGATTAG
- a CDS encoding Re/Si-specific NAD(P)(+) transhydrogenase subunit alpha, producing the protein MQIGVPKEILAGETRVAASPKSVEQLIKLGFDVVVESQAGELASFDNASFEASGAKVVSKDEAWNSDIIFKVNAPIVDNENGVDEIAQLNDGATLVSFIWPAQNPELMEQLSSKNINVMAMDAVPRISRAQALDALSSMANIAGYRAVVEAAHEFGRFFTGQITAAGKVPPAKVLVAGAGVAGLAAIGAAGSLGAIVRAFDVRPEVKEQVQSMGAEFLEVDFQENSGSGDGYAKEMSDEFNKKAAELYAEQAKDVDIIVTTALIPGRPAPKLITKEMVDSMKAGSVIVDLAAANGGNCEYTVADQVITTANGVKVVGYTDMVGRLPTQSSQLYATNLVNLMKLLCKEKDGNIDIDFEDVVLRGVTVVKEGEVTWPAPPIQVSAQPEQKPQPAPAPEKKVDEPVSPVKKLIGLGVAVTAFGWVASVAPAAFLAHFTVFVLACVVGYYVVWNVTHALHTPLMSVTNAISGIIVVGALLQIGQGNGVVTFLSFIAVLIASINIFGGFTVTKRMLEMFRKDR; encoded by the coding sequence ATGCAAATTGGTGTGCCAAAAGAAATACTCGCTGGAGAAACGCGAGTAGCTGCCTCTCCGAAATCGGTAGAGCAGTTAATAAAATTGGGATTTGACGTCGTTGTTGAATCGCAAGCAGGGGAATTGGCGAGTTTCGACAATGCCTCTTTTGAAGCCTCGGGAGCGAAAGTTGTATCTAAGGATGAAGCTTGGAATTCCGATATTATTTTTAAAGTGAATGCACCCATTGTCGACAACGAAAATGGTGTGGACGAAATTGCGCAACTTAATGACGGCGCAACATTAGTTAGCTTTATTTGGCCTGCACAAAACCCAGAGTTGATGGAACAACTTTCGAGTAAAAACATCAATGTAATGGCAATGGATGCCGTGCCACGTATCTCTCGCGCACAAGCTCTTGATGCGCTTTCATCTATGGCAAACATCGCAGGTTACCGTGCGGTTGTAGAAGCGGCCCATGAGTTTGGTCGTTTCTTCACTGGTCAAATTACCGCTGCAGGTAAAGTGCCACCAGCAAAAGTATTGGTTGCTGGTGCGGGTGTGGCAGGTCTTGCTGCAATCGGTGCGGCTGGTAGTCTTGGTGCGATTGTGCGTGCTTTCGACGTGCGTCCAGAAGTAAAAGAGCAAGTCCAATCTATGGGTGCTGAGTTCTTGGAAGTGGATTTTCAAGAAAATTCAGGCTCAGGTGATGGTTACGCTAAAGAGATGTCTGATGAATTCAATAAGAAAGCGGCTGAGCTATACGCCGAGCAAGCCAAAGACGTTGATATCATCGTTACTACAGCACTGATCCCAGGTCGTCCTGCACCTAAGCTGATCACCAAAGAAATGGTAGATAGCATGAAGGCGGGTAGTGTGATTGTTGACTTGGCTGCGGCGAACGGCGGTAACTGTGAATACACAGTGGCAGATCAAGTTATCACAACGGCAAATGGCGTAAAAGTGGTGGGTTACACAGACATGGTGGGGCGTCTACCTACGCAGTCTTCTCAACTTTATGCGACTAACCTCGTCAACTTAATGAAGCTACTTTGCAAAGAAAAAGATGGCAACATCGACATCGATTTTGAAGATGTTGTACTGCGTGGCGTTACGGTCGTTAAAGAAGGTGAAGTCACATGGCCTGCGCCACCAATTCAAGTGTCTGCACAGCCTGAGCAAAAACCACAACCCGCACCTGCACCAGAAAAGAAAGTGGATGAACCCGTTTCACCGGTTAAGAAACTTATCGGTCTTGGCGTAGCGGTGACTGCATTCGGTTGGGTTGCATCGGTTGCTCCTGCTGCATTCCTTGCGCACTTTACTGTTTTTGTATTGGCTTGTGTTGTGGGTTACTACGTTGTATGGAACGTTACACACGCGCTTCATACTCCACTTATGTCAGTAACTAACGCAATTTCCGGCATTATCGTTGTCGGCGCGCTGCTACAGATTGGTCAAGGAAACGGTGTGGTGACGTTCTTGTCATTCATCGCGGTATTGATCGCAAGCATTAACATCTTTGGCGGATTTACAGTCACCAAGCGCATGCTTGAAATGTTCCGTAAAGATCGATAG
- the pntB gene encoding Re/Si-specific NAD(P)(+) transhydrogenase subunit beta produces the protein MSAGLVQAAYIVAAIFFILSLAGLSKQESARSGNYYGIAGMAIALIATIFSPDAQGFAWIIVAMAIGGAIGIFYAKKVEMTEMPELVAILHSFVGLAAVLVGYNSYLAPPPPVSLDPAGIHAEHVIHLVEVFLGVFIGAVTFTGSIVAFGKLRGVISSSPLNLPHKHKMNLAAIVVSTLLMIYFVKADGSMFALIVMTLIAFAFGYHLVASIGGADMPVVVSMLNSYSGWAAAAAGFMLANDLLIVTGALVGSSGAILSYIMCKAMNRSFVSVIAGGFGQEVVISGDEEYGEHRETNAEDVADMLKNAKSVIITPGYGMAVAQAQYPVHEITEKLRAQGVEVRFGIHPVAGRLPGHMNVLLAEAKVPYDIVLEMDEINDDFPETDVVLVIGANDTVNPAALEDPNSPIAGMPVLEVWNAKEVIVFKRSMNTGYAGVQNPLFFKENTQMLFGDAKQSCLDISAHI, from the coding sequence ATGTCTGCAGGACTAGTACAAGCAGCTTACATTGTTGCTGCTATATTTTTCATTTTAAGTTTGGCTGGTTTATCTAAGCAAGAATCGGCTCGTTCCGGTAACTACTACGGTATTGCGGGTATGGCGATCGCATTGATCGCAACGATCTTTAGCCCAGATGCACAAGGCTTTGCATGGATCATCGTCGCGATGGCGATCGGTGGTGCGATTGGTATTTTCTACGCAAAGAAAGTAGAAATGACCGAGATGCCAGAGCTTGTTGCAATCCTACACAGTTTTGTAGGTTTGGCGGCGGTTCTTGTTGGTTACAACAGTTACCTCGCGCCACCACCGCCAGTGTCTCTTGACCCTGCGGGTATTCACGCAGAGCACGTTATCCACTTAGTTGAAGTGTTCTTAGGTGTGTTTATCGGTGCGGTAACGTTCACAGGTTCTATTGTTGCTTTCGGTAAATTACGTGGTGTGATTTCTTCATCACCGCTGAATCTACCACACAAGCATAAAATGAACTTAGCGGCGATTGTGGTTTCAACATTACTGATGATCTACTTCGTTAAGGCTGATGGCAGTATGTTCGCTCTAATCGTGATGACGTTGATTGCTTTTGCTTTTGGTTACCACCTAGTAGCATCAATCGGCGGCGCGGACATGCCAGTGGTTGTCTCAATGCTGAACTCTTACTCAGGTTGGGCAGCAGCGGCAGCTGGTTTTATGCTGGCAAACGATCTATTGATCGTAACCGGTGCGCTAGTTGGTTCGTCAGGTGCGATTCTGTCGTACATCATGTGTAAAGCAATGAACCGTTCTTTTGTGAGTGTTATTGCTGGTGGCTTTGGTCAGGAAGTGGTTATCTCCGGTGACGAAGAGTACGGTGAGCACCGCGAAACTAATGCCGAAGACGTTGCTGATATGCTGAAAAATGCCAAATCAGTCATCATCACTCCTGGATACGGCATGGCGGTAGCGCAAGCACAATACCCAGTGCATGAGATTACAGAAAAACTACGCGCACAAGGTGTCGAAGTTCGTTTCGGTATTCACCCAGTAGCGGGGCGTCTCCCTGGGCACATGAACGTATTGTTGGCTGAGGCGAAAGTGCCTTACGATATCGTGCTAGAAATGGACGAAATCAATGATGATTTCCCAGAGACCGATGTTGTGCTCGTTATCGGTGCGAACGATACGGTTAACCCTGCGGCACTTGAAGATCCAAATAGTCCAATTGCGGGTATGCCAGTATTGGAAGTTTGGAATGCCAAAGAAGTTATCGTATTCAAGCGTTCAATGAATACCGGTTACGCTGGTGTACAAAACCCATTGTTCTTTAAAGAGAACACGCAGATGTTGTTCGGTGATGCTAAACAGAGTTGTTTAGACATTAGTGCACATATCTAA